A section of the Deinococcus taeanensis genome encodes:
- a CDS encoding DUF1905 domain-containing protein, which translates to MVLSERGAPLSLFQLAYRGVRWAMQLEFCGSLFHWRGPAPHDFVAVPEAQAVILRDLSRLVTYGWGMIPCRATVGETTFRTSLFPKDGGYLLPVKVAVRRAEALEEGQDVSVTLTPG; encoded by the coding sequence ATGGTCCTCTCTGAGCGCGGCGCTCCGCTGAGCCTGTTCCAGCTGGCGTACCGGGGGGTACGCTGGGCCATGCAGCTTGAGTTCTGTGGGTCTCTGTTTCACTGGCGTGGCCCCGCGCCGCATGACTTTGTGGCGGTACCCGAGGCGCAGGCGGTGATACTTCGGGACCTGTCTCGGCTGGTGACGTACGGGTGGGGCATGATTCCCTGCCGGGCCACGGTAGGGGAGACGACGTTCCGCACGTCACTGTTCCCGAAGGATGGCGGGTACCTGCTGCCGGTGAAGGTGGCGGTGCGCCGCGCAGAGGCGCTGGAGGAAGGGCAGGACGTGTCCGTGACACTCACGCCCGGCTGA
- a CDS encoding aminotransferase class I/II-fold pyridoxal phosphate-dependent enzyme gives MWVSKRAGAVPGSVFALMDGAKGRARAAGLEVIDLSIGSSDLPPADSVLEELREATRDPGTYRYPLFSDTAPLRRAAAAYLARRFGVSVNADAEVLPLIGAQEGLAHLLLAVTDPGDTLLLPDPCYPPYLGAAAIAGLNVVTLPLRADRGFLPDLEELPAGLRPRVLLLNYPNNPTSAVADAAFFRRVAAWCQERGTLLVHDHPYAELTFGAYRAPSALEAGVQGVVELHSLSKTHHMGGFRVGFAAGDAQAIGALARVKGATDFHAYLGIQRAAAHALGLPDEVGRAGAAVFETRRDALVPALQALGWGVTQPQASMYAWARVPGVSDSVGFAVRAAELTGVAVSPGAAFGRGGEGFVRFALVQPPEVLREAARRLGSVPV, from the coding sequence ATGTGGGTGTCGAAGCGGGCGGGGGCGGTGCCGGGCAGCGTGTTTGCGTTGATGGACGGAGCGAAGGGGCGGGCACGCGCGGCGGGTCTGGAAGTGATTGATCTGAGTATCGGAAGCAGTGATCTGCCTCCGGCGGACAGTGTGCTCGAGGAGCTGAGGGAGGCGACGCGGGACCCCGGGACGTACCGGTACCCGCTGTTCAGTGACACGGCGCCGTTGCGGCGTGCGGCGGCGGCGTACCTCGCGCGGCGCTTCGGGGTGAGCGTGAATGCAGACGCGGAGGTGTTGCCGCTGATCGGGGCGCAGGAGGGCCTGGCGCACCTGCTGCTGGCGGTGACGGATCCGGGGGACACGCTGCTGCTTCCGGATCCGTGCTACCCCCCGTACCTGGGCGCGGCGGCGATCGCGGGGTTGAACGTGGTGACGCTGCCGCTGCGGGCCGATCGGGGGTTCCTGCCGGACCTGGAGGAACTGCCGGCGGGGCTGCGGCCCCGGGTCTTGCTGCTGAACTACCCGAACAATCCGACGTCAGCGGTGGCGGACGCGGCGTTCTTCCGGCGGGTGGCCGCGTGGTGCCAGGAGCGCGGAACGCTGCTGGTGCATGATCACCCGTACGCGGAGCTGACCTTCGGAGCGTACCGTGCGCCGAGTGCGCTGGAGGCGGGCGTACAGGGCGTGGTGGAGCTGCACTCGCTGAGCAAGACGCATCACATGGGCGGGTTCCGGGTGGGGTTCGCTGCCGGGGACGCTCAGGCGATTGGGGCGCTGGCGCGGGTGAAGGGCGCCACGGATTTTCATGCGTACCTGGGGATTCAGCGGGCGGCGGCGCATGCGCTGGGCCTGCCGGATGAGGTAGGCCGGGCGGGCGCGGCGGTGTTCGAGACGCGGCGGGACGCGCTGGTGCCGGCGTTACAGGCGCTGGGGTGGGGGGTGACGCAGCCGCAGGCCAGTATGTACGCCTGGGCGCGGGTACCGGGGGTGTCGGACAGTGTGGGGTTCGCGGTGCGGGCAGCGGAGCTGACGGGGGTGGCGGTCAGTCCGGGTGCGGCGTTCGGGCGGGGCGGGGAGGGGTTCGTGCGGTTCGCGCTGGTGCAGCCGCCAGAGGTGTTGCGGGAGGCGGCGCGGCGCCTGGGGTCGGTGCCGGTGTAG
- a CDS encoding exodeoxyribonuclease III — protein sequence MTDAGLKVTTLNVNGLRSALRKGLRDWVAREAPDVLLLQEVRADPMPGALADLGYEGVWLPAQKAGYSGVAVLARRPLLHVRAGMPHAEMDAEGRVVSAVVEGVRFVSVYLPSGSSGEARQGFKDRVLGDFQAWTEALISEGLPVVIGGDYNIAHREVDLKNWRGNQKNSGFLPHEREWMTRHLACGLTDTHRVCLGDAAQYTWWSNRGNAYGNDVGWRIDYLLAAGVQVQGVQVDRAARLSDHAPLSGWVHRP from the coding sequence ATGACGGACGCCGGGTTGAAGGTCACGACGCTGAACGTGAACGGGCTGCGCAGCGCGCTGCGTAAGGGCCTGCGGGACTGGGTGGCGCGCGAGGCGCCGGACGTGCTGCTGTTGCAGGAGGTGCGCGCGGACCCCATGCCTGGGGCGCTTGCGGACCTGGGGTACGAAGGGGTGTGGTTGCCGGCGCAGAAGGCCGGGTACAGCGGCGTGGCGGTTCTGGCGCGCCGGCCGCTGCTGCACGTGCGGGCCGGCATGCCGCACGCGGAGATGGACGCGGAGGGCCGGGTGGTGAGCGCAGTGGTGGAGGGGGTGCGGTTCGTGAGTGTGTACCTGCCGAGCGGCAGCAGCGGGGAGGCGCGGCAGGGCTTCAAGGACCGCGTGCTGGGCGACTTCCAGGCGTGGACGGAGGCCCTGATTTCGGAGGGCCTGCCGGTCGTGATCGGGGGGGATTACAACATTGCGCACCGGGAGGTGGACCTGAAGAACTGGCGCGGCAATCAGAAGAACAGTGGGTTTCTGCCGCACGAACGCGAGTGGATGACGCGGCACCTGGCGTGCGGGCTGACGGACACGCACCGCGTCTGCCTGGGGGATGCGGCGCAGTACACGTGGTGGAGCAACCGTGGTAACGCGTATGGGAATGATGTGGGCTGGCGGATTGATTACCTGCTGGCGGCGGGGGTGCAGGTGCAGGGCGTGCAGGTGGACCGTGCGGCGCGCCTGAGTGATCATGCGCCGCTGAGCGGGTGGGTGCACAGACCATGA
- a CDS encoding DNA-directed RNA polymerase subunit beta': MKDFSKVRIAIASPEKIREWSFGEVEKPETINYRTLKPEREGLFDERIFGPQKDYECACGKYKRQRYEGKVCERCGVEVTSSKVRRYRMGHIDLATPAAHIWYVKDTPSKIGTLLDLSAGQLEKVLYFSSFLVTDPRNAQKDGRPLKRGELLSDDEYRELRFGRQETYSLQGGVDAEIRDGEYVTRGQILGGNVVSKMDGLAQYRFPRRAIIAYAEGVEATLPLPAEALVEQDTFRAGEILAELESDVQLTAPVDGTIVLHEMGEDSVLVELREGVDEEGVPSGEVLARVYVPHGMNVQVVHGEIVEAGAVLADAASGTRLRVSRDSRLSGVTFPKKKGDVQVTAHWTRRAEYPINPTMHVLVGDGSEVRKGQKVVGAIDKEEEIVAETDGIITLHNPASIIVSKAKVYTYQDEPLVVNGDRVEPGDELADGGELRSEISGRIEIDLVRKQVRVIESYDFDAKMGAEAVKELLDDLNLDILEAELNEMMKDSSRHKRAKARKRLEVTRAFKRSGNHPSWMILNTVPVMPPDLRPMVQVDGGRFATSDLNDLYRRLINRNNRLKKLMSQGAPDMIIRNEKRMLQEAVDALIDNGRRGSPVTNPGSDRSLRSLTDLLGGKQGRFRQNLLGKRVDYSGRSVIVVGPQLKLHQCGVPKRMALELFKPFLFKVLEEKGEVTNIKQARKMLERYRDTRDSVWDALEEVIEDKVVLLNRAPTLHRLGIQAFEPVLVEGQSIQLHPLVCEAFNADFDGDQMAIHVPLSAQAQAEARIQMLSAHNLLSPANGEPNVKPSRDIILGIFTLTLLRKDNLGTGSEFASAQDALSALENGKVALNSTITVAGQETSPGRLKYVFSNPDEAIMAVERGEIDHQDHVRIRLNGVTYDTSAGRVMFRRIVQEALGAQAHLVDTLVNLETAYEKDHLKDMVMACFKHLGIEATAGLLDGLKDAGFKLSTTSGITIGIDDIVIPPAKTEILAEADAKVAEIEQNFEFGFMTEEERYKQVVQLWNDTKDEVKNAMFDNFGKNYPFNPLWIMSLSGARGNAQQITQLAGMRGLMARPDGSTIEVPIRASFREGLSVLEYFISTHGARKGGADTALRTADSGYLTRKLVDVAHEVVVRDVDCGTTDYTAIPLGANDERTGEWRTRKSSEIETSIYGRTLADAVVIDGHTIEAGEMLSLEDVKAVTKNAKALQNVFVRTPLNCRVKSGVCQKCYGYDLSQAKPVSMGEAVGVVAAESIGEPGTQLTMRTFHTGGVAGSGGGDITMGLPRVIELFEARKPKTSAAVADRDGVVRIEEDEERYLVRIEADDDQYSSKTAMKISKGLRMIVKDGDRVEAGQPLTRGAINPHDLLLYKDTDAAQRYLVEEVQRVYRSQGVKVHDKHIEVIVRQMLRWVEVTDGGDTELLEGQTVERWEVDQANDLLEEGQTPASWKPVLLGITKSSLTTKSWLSAASFQHTTHVLTEASMKGQVDDLIGLKENVILGKLIPAGTGLTTVRDMQVADDRTLEKYGEGNTSNDSVTGDRSYDDTRPGVVNDNVTYTS, encoded by the coding sequence GTGAAAGATTTCAGCAAAGTCCGCATCGCCATTGCCAGCCCGGAGAAAATCCGCGAGTGGTCCTTCGGCGAGGTTGAAAAGCCCGAAACCATCAACTACCGCACCCTCAAGCCCGAACGCGAAGGCCTCTTCGACGAGCGCATCTTCGGGCCGCAGAAGGACTACGAGTGCGCCTGCGGGAAGTACAAGCGCCAGCGCTACGAAGGCAAAGTCTGCGAACGCTGCGGTGTGGAAGTCACCAGCAGCAAAGTGCGCCGCTACCGCATGGGCCACATTGACCTGGCCACGCCCGCCGCACACATCTGGTACGTGAAGGACACCCCCAGCAAGATCGGCACGCTGCTTGACCTCAGCGCCGGCCAGCTGGAGAAGGTGCTGTACTTCAGCTCCTTCCTGGTGACCGACCCCCGCAACGCCCAGAAAGACGGCCGCCCCCTGAAACGTGGCGAGCTGCTCAGCGACGACGAGTACCGCGAACTGCGCTTCGGCCGTCAGGAAACCTACAGCCTGCAGGGCGGCGTCGACGCGGAAATCCGCGACGGTGAGTACGTCACCCGCGGTCAGATTCTCGGCGGGAATGTCGTCAGCAAGATGGACGGCCTGGCCCAGTACCGCTTCCCCCGGCGCGCGATCATCGCGTACGCCGAAGGCGTCGAGGCCACCCTGCCTCTCCCCGCGGAAGCGCTGGTCGAGCAGGACACCTTCCGCGCCGGTGAAATCCTCGCCGAACTGGAAAGCGACGTGCAGCTCACCGCGCCCGTGGACGGCACCATCGTGCTGCACGAAATGGGTGAGGACAGCGTCCTCGTCGAGCTGCGCGAAGGTGTGGACGAGGAAGGCGTGCCCAGCGGTGAAGTGCTGGCCCGCGTGTACGTGCCGCACGGCATGAACGTGCAGGTTGTGCACGGCGAGATCGTGGAGGCCGGCGCCGTCCTGGCCGACGCGGCCAGCGGCACCCGCCTGCGCGTGAGCCGTGACAGCCGCCTGAGCGGCGTGACCTTCCCCAAGAAGAAGGGAGACGTTCAGGTTACCGCCCACTGGACCCGCCGCGCCGAGTACCCCATCAACCCCACCATGCACGTGCTCGTCGGGGACGGCAGCGAGGTCCGCAAGGGCCAGAAGGTCGTCGGGGCCATCGACAAGGAAGAAGAGATCGTCGCCGAAACCGACGGGATCATCACCCTGCACAACCCCGCCAGCATCATCGTCAGCAAGGCCAAGGTCTACACCTACCAGGACGAACCCCTCGTCGTGAACGGTGACCGCGTCGAACCCGGCGACGAACTTGCCGACGGCGGCGAACTGCGCAGCGAGATCAGCGGCCGCATCGAGATTGACCTGGTGCGCAAGCAGGTGCGCGTCATCGAATCCTACGACTTCGACGCCAAAATGGGTGCCGAAGCCGTCAAGGAACTCCTCGACGACCTGAACCTGGACATCCTGGAAGCCGAGCTGAACGAGATGATGAAGGACTCCAGCCGGCACAAGCGCGCCAAGGCCCGCAAGCGCCTGGAAGTGACCCGCGCGTTCAAACGCAGCGGCAACCACCCCAGCTGGATGATCCTGAACACCGTGCCGGTCATGCCCCCGGACCTGCGCCCCATGGTGCAGGTGGACGGCGGCCGCTTCGCCACCAGCGACCTGAACGACCTGTACCGCCGCCTGATCAACCGCAACAACCGCCTGAAGAAGCTCATGAGTCAGGGCGCGCCGGACATGATCATCCGCAACGAGAAGCGCATGCTTCAGGAAGCGGTAGACGCCCTGATCGACAACGGCCGCCGCGGCAGCCCCGTCACGAACCCCGGCTCCGACCGCTCGCTGCGCTCCCTCACCGACCTGCTCGGCGGGAAACAGGGCCGCTTCCGTCAGAACCTCCTCGGGAAGCGCGTCGACTACTCCGGCCGAAGCGTGATTGTCGTCGGCCCGCAGCTCAAGCTGCACCAGTGCGGTGTGCCCAAGCGCATGGCGCTGGAACTCTTCAAGCCGTTCCTGTTCAAGGTGCTTGAGGAGAAGGGCGAAGTCACGAACATCAAGCAGGCCCGCAAGATGCTCGAACGCTACCGCGACACCCGCGACAGCGTCTGGGACGCCCTGGAAGAGGTCATTGAGGACAAGGTCGTGCTGCTTAACCGCGCGCCCACCCTGCACCGCCTCGGCATTCAGGCCTTCGAGCCCGTGCTCGTCGAAGGGCAGTCCATCCAGCTGCACCCGCTCGTCTGTGAAGCGTTCAACGCCGACTTCGACGGCGACCAGATGGCCATCCACGTTCCGCTGAGCGCCCAGGCGCAGGCCGAAGCGCGCATCCAGATGCTCAGCGCCCACAACCTACTGTCCCCCGCGAACGGTGAACCCAACGTCAAACCCAGCCGCGACATCATCCTCGGGATCTTCACGCTGACCCTGCTGCGCAAGGACAACCTGGGCACCGGCAGTGAATTCGCCAGCGCCCAGGACGCCCTGAGTGCCCTGGAGAACGGCAAGGTCGCCCTGAACAGCACCATCACGGTCGCCGGGCAGGAAACCAGCCCCGGGCGCCTGAAGTACGTCTTCAGCAACCCGGACGAGGCCATCATGGCCGTCGAACGCGGCGAGATCGACCACCAGGATCACGTCCGCATCCGCCTGAACGGCGTGACCTACGACACCAGCGCGGGCCGCGTGATGTTCCGCCGGATCGTGCAGGAAGCCCTCGGCGCGCAGGCGCACCTCGTGGACACCCTCGTGAACCTCGAGACCGCCTACGAGAAAGACCACCTCAAGGACATGGTCATGGCGTGCTTCAAGCACCTCGGCATCGAGGCGACCGCCGGTCTGCTCGACGGCCTGAAGGACGCAGGCTTCAAGCTCTCCACGACCTCCGGCATCACCATCGGCATTGACGACATCGTCATTCCACCCGCCAAGACCGAGATTCTCGCCGAAGCGGACGCCAAGGTCGCTGAGATTGAACAGAACTTCGAGTTCGGCTTCATGACCGAAGAGGAACGCTACAAGCAGGTCGTGCAGCTGTGGAACGACACGAAGGACGAAGTCAAGAACGCCATGTTCGACAACTTCGGCAAGAACTACCCCTTCAACCCGCTATGGATCATGAGCCTGTCCGGCGCGCGCGGGAACGCCCAGCAGATCACGCAGCTTGCCGGGATGCGCGGCCTGATGGCCCGCCCCGACGGCAGCACCATCGAAGTGCCGATCCGCGCGTCCTTCCGCGAGGGCCTGTCCGTGCTGGAGTACTTCATCTCCACCCACGGCGCCCGTAAGGGCGGGGCCGACACTGCGCTGCGCACCGCCGACTCCGGCTACCTGACCCGCAAACTGGTCGACGTGGCCCACGAAGTCGTCGTGCGCGACGTGGACTGCGGCACCACCGACTACACCGCCATCCCCCTGGGCGCCAACGACGAGCGCACCGGTGAATGGCGCACCCGCAAGAGCAGCGAGATCGAAACCAGCATCTACGGCCGCACGCTGGCCGACGCGGTGGTCATCGACGGCCACACCATCGAAGCCGGCGAGATGCTGAGCCTGGAAGACGTCAAGGCCGTGACCAAAAACGCCAAGGCCCTCCAGAACGTGTTTGTCCGCACGCCCCTGAACTGCCGCGTCAAGAGTGGCGTGTGCCAGAAGTGCTACGGCTACGACCTCTCGCAGGCCAAACCCGTCAGCATGGGCGAAGCAGTTGGCGTGGTCGCGGCCGAATCCATCGGCGAGCCCGGCACGCAGCTCACCATGCGCACCTTCCACACCGGTGGGGTCGCCGGCAGCGGCGGCGGCGACATCACCATGGGTCTGCCCCGCGTGATCGAACTGTTCGAAGCCCGCAAACCCAAGACCAGCGCCGCCGTGGCCGACCGTGACGGCGTGGTCCGCATCGAGGAGGACGAAGAGCGTTACCTCGTGCGCATCGAAGCTGACGACGACCAGTACTCCAGCAAGACCGCCATGAAGATCAGCAAAGGCCTGCGCATGATCGTCAAGGACGGCGACCGCGTCGAAGCCGGCCAGCCCCTGACCCGCGGCGCCATCAACCCGCACGACCTGCTGCTGTACAAAGACACCGACGCCGCCCAGCGGTACCTGGTGGAGGAAGTGCAGCGCGTATACCGCAGCCAGGGCGTGAAGGTGCATGACAAGCACATCGAAGTCATCGTCCGCCAGATGCTCCGTTGGGTCGAAGTCACCGACGGCGGCGACACCGAGCTGCTCGAAGGGCAGACCGTGGAACGCTGGGAAGTGGACCAGGCGAACGACCTGCTGGAAGAAGGCCAGACCCCGGCCAGCTGGAAACCCGTCCTGCTGGGCATCACCAAGAGCAGCCTGACCACCAAGTCCTGGCTGTCCGCGGCGAGCTTCCAGCACACCACCCACGTGCTCACCGAAGCCAGCATGAAGGGCCAGGTGGACGACCTGATCGGCCTGAAGGAAAACGTCATCCTCGGGAAACTCATCCCCGCCGGGACGGGCCTGACGACCGTGCGCGACATGCAGGTCGCCGACGACCGCACGCTCGAGAAGTACGGCGAAGGCAACACCAGCAACGACTCCGTCACCGGAGACCGCAGCTACGACGACACGCGCCCCGGCGTCGTGAACGACAACGTCACCTACACCAGCTGA
- a CDS encoding DUF2721 domain-containing protein — MADTNLQVLTAMITPAVLISGAGTLLMSTSSRLGRVTDRVRQLTARFKVLVTEGGRLEPLARDEKRMIVQQLPRLARRSRIIVRAMTALYLAVALLVLTSILIGGGALLGVAAGPLPILLAIAGAGSLAYGALLLSFETRLSARTTKEEMQFLVNLGQHYASLYDETLIREVSPDVR, encoded by the coding sequence ATGGCCGACACGAACCTGCAGGTGCTGACTGCCATGATCACGCCGGCCGTCCTGATCAGCGGCGCCGGGACACTGCTCATGAGCACCAGCAGTCGTCTGGGCCGCGTGACAGACCGCGTGCGCCAGCTCACGGCCCGCTTCAAGGTGCTGGTCACGGAGGGCGGGCGCCTGGAGCCCCTGGCCCGAGATGAGAAACGCATGATCGTGCAGCAGCTTCCACGTCTGGCACGCCGCAGCCGCATCATCGTGCGCGCCATGACGGCCCTGTACCTGGCCGTGGCCCTCCTGGTCCTCACCAGCATCCTGATCGGTGGAGGCGCCCTGCTCGGTGTTGCCGCCGGCCCCCTCCCGATCCTGCTGGCCATCGCGGGGGCCGGCTCCCTGGCATACGGGGCGCTGCTCCTGAGTTTCGAGACACGGCTGAGCGCCCGCACCACCAAGGAGGAAATGCAGTTTCTCGTGAACCTCGGCCAGCACTACGCCAGCCTGTACGACGAAACCCTCATCCGTGAAGTCAGCCCGGACGTGCGCTGA